One Chloroflexota bacterium genomic window, GCGCCGCGCGCGCCGATTCGAGCGCGGCACGCGACTGCCAGCGATCAACGGCCACGGGCGGAAGCGGCACGGCGTTCTGCGGCGCGCGGGTTGGCTCCGGGGCGGGCTGGCGGCCTGCACCGCTCATGGCGATGTAGGCGCCGCCCAGCACCATGGCAAGCAGGGCGACGATCACCCCGGCGCGCAGCCATGCGCCTGCGGGCCTTATATCCGGCCGAGGCGGCGCGCCGGGCGGTTCGGCTTGTGGCCCGTTCGCCGGCACGATGGTCTCCACAATTGCCACAGCCACCGCTTCCGACTCGATCGGTGCTTCCGCGACTGTCGCAAGCGGCTCGACCGCAGGCGCCGCCGCAGGTGCATGAACGCGCTCGATCTCGATCCAACCCTGACGTACGGCAAACAGCGACGCCTCCGTGCGCGACTGCACGCCGAGCTTCGTGTAGATGTTGTTCAGGTGCACCTTGACGGTGTTCGGCCTGATTGACAGCTCGAGTGCGATCTGATTATTGGTCGCGCCGGTCGCCACCAGGCGCAGGACTTGCATCTCGCGATCGGACAGGCTGGGCGGACCGGCGGGTGGTTGCGTGGAATACATAGGGAATGCGGTCTGTGCGTGTGCGCGCACGGGCACCCCTGATGTTAGGAGAACAGACCGGAAAAGTCAAAGCCGCCGGCGCTCTGCTAGTTGCTAGTCGCTAGTCGCCAGCGGTTACACGCGGCGATCAGCGGGAGAAATACGCCTTCATCGGCTTGAAGTAAAAATCGATCCAGCCCTGGCGATACTGCGCGCCATGCGCGGGCAGGCGCGAGTGCCGGATGGTGACGCGCGTGCCGTTGGCGCTCGGTTTGAAGGTGACTTCAACCAGCGAGTCTTCGTCGGCTTCAGCGAACTCGCTGGTGCGCCACGCTTGCAGGATGCGCTTGCCCGGATCCAGTTCAAGGTTTTTGCCGCAGATGTAGCCGTCCCAGGCGGTGAAGCGGGCGCCAACCCGCACGCTGGCTTTGGCCGGGCTGCCGGTCATCGCCGCGTGCCCGCGGCTGCTCAGCCAGGACCGGTAGATCTCGTCGGGCGTGGCTGGCATGACGGCTGACAAAGTGAATGGGCGTGTCATTGCTGTATTCCCTCCCTCATTACGCGCGCCCGCGCGGGGCGCGCAGTACCAGGGCCGGCGCTATGCCGGGCCCGGCTGGTTGTTACGGCGGCCTACTCGTATGAAACGCCCTGCCCGCGCGCGGCATCCACAATCGTCTGCCACGTCACGTCGTCCAACTCGATCCCGTCGCGGCGATGTCTTTCCTCGGCCATCGCTTCGGGGTCGCCCGGCACTAGCACGCGCTCGACACCGGGGCGCGGCGGCGTCGCACGCAGCTCGTCGACCAGCTTGCGCACATCGGCCAGGAACTCGTCGGCGGGCCGGAACGCATCGACCTGCAGGGCCATGAAGAAACAGCCGTTCGCGGGCGCGGTGCCGAGCAGGGCCGCACCGGTGCCACTCAACAGGCCGCCCATGATCTCCGACATGATGCTCAGGCCATAGCCCTTGTGGCCGCTGCCAAGCCCGCCGAGCGTCAGCAGCATGCCGCGGTCGTAGAACTCATTCGGATCGTCCGTGCTCTCCCCGTTCTTGTCGAGCACCCAGCCGTGCGGCACTTTAGCGCCTTTGTTGCGCGCAACCTTCAGCTTACCCTCGGCGACCACGCTGGTGGCGAAGTCCATGATGATCGGCCGGCCGCCCGGCACCGGCACCGAAAACGCGAACGGGTTGGTGCTCAACTGGCGCTGGCGGCCGCCGAAAGGCGCCACCAGCTTGCCGATGCCGTTCACGATGGCGATGCCGATCAGCCCCGCATCGGCCGCCATCTCGGTGTATTCGCCGATCGCGCCGACATGGTTCGAGTTGCGCAACGTCGCGATGCCGACGCCGGTCGCTTTCGCCTTCTCAATCGCCTGCTGCATGGCGAACTCGGCGGCCACCTGGCCGAAGCCCCACCGCCCGTCCACCACGGTGATGACGGCCGTCTCCTGCACGATCACGGGCCGCGCGTTCGCCTTGACCTGTCCGCGCTTGACGGCGTTGACATAGTCGGCGAAGCGCACGACGCCGTGTGAGTGGATGCCGTAAGTGTTGGCGCGCACCAGGTTCGTCATGACGCGGCGGGCAATATCCGGCTCGGCGCCGGCCGCGATAAACACGCGTGCGCCAAAGTCGCGCAGCTTCTCGATCGGAATGAACGGCATAGGGGGTCAGGGCTCCTCGTGAATTAGATCGGTCGCACAGCGCAGTGGGCCGCACGGCGCTCCGCACAGTTGCGCCTTCCCACCGGCAGCGCGCGGCAACGGTAACTCCCGGTCCCGGAATTGGGTGTATGATACACGTCAACGGAACGATGATGAAACGAGCGGTTCTGGTTCTGGCCTTCTGGGTCGTCGCCGCGCTGTTTCCGTTCGGGTGGCCGACCGTCTTCTCGACAGGCTACGCGCGGGCCTTCAACAGCGTCTTCGACTACGAGATCGCCCACATTGTCATGCACGCGCTCATCTTCGCCGGGCTGGCCGTGCTGCTGGCAAGGGTGCTCGGCGGCGGCGCATCGCCGCGCCAACTGCTGCTCATCGCCGTGGCCGTCACGCTCGTCGCACTGGCCCAGGAAGCCGCGCAGTTGTCGTACAAGGGGCACGGCTGGACCGCCGCCGAGACGTTCGACATCGCGACCGATTGGGCGGGCGGACTGGCCGGCATCGCGGCAACCCGCCTGACCGGCTGGCTGCGCGACCGTAGGCGCGCCGTATTGTAGCACGGCTTTGGGCCGGCATGGTACAGCACGTATGCCCGCAAACGCCGCCCGATCGACACACTCATGGCCCGTCGGTTGTCCGCGAGACTCCTCCTCCCGCTGATCTTGCTGGTCTCGTTCGGCGCGCGCCTTGCGCAACTGGACGCGCAGAGCCTCTGGTACGACGAGTCGGTCAGCCTGGTTGCAGCGCAGCAGCCCGCCGCCCGCGTGATTATGTACGCAACGGGCGACATGCACCCGCCGCTCTACAACCTGCTCCTGCACGCCTGGATTGCCGTTGCGGGGCCCGGCGAGTTCGCGGCGCGCTTTCTCTCCGTGATGCTCGGCATGCTGATCGTGGCGCTCGCGTACCGGCTGGCGCGCGACTGGTTCGGGCGCCCGGTCGCCATCCTAACGGCGGCGCTCATTGGCGCATCCTCATTCAACCTGTGGTACGCGCAGGAAGCCCGCATGTATATCCTCGCGGCGGCGGGCGCGCTCCTCTCGCTCGTGTTGTTTGCGCGACTGGCGATGCCGCGGTTCAATGCCGACAAGCGCAAGGGTTTGGTGATAGCCTATGCCGGCACGCTGGTCCTGGCGCTCTACGCGCACTACTACATCTTGTTCCTGTGGGTGTTTGAGTATGCCTGGGGCGTCGTCCCGCTGCTGGCCGATTGGTGGAAGGCGCGCAGCGCACCAAGCAGCAGCGAACGATCCTGGCGACAGCTACGCAACTGGCATCTGGTGCATCTGCTGGTGCTGCTTCTCTTCGCGCCGTGGCTGCCGGTTATCGTGCGCCAGACAATTGACCCGCCTGCACCGCCGTGGCGGACCTTCGTCGATCCGCTGACCGCGCTGGCCGAAAGCCTCAAAGCGCTCGCCGTCGGCCAGTTGCTGTCTGCGCCGGACATGCAGCCTATCGTGCTGGCGATGGCACTGGTCTATCTGATCGCACTGGTGTATGCCACCAACGCTCTGGATCGCGTGCGGCGGTTCTGGCTTGCCGGCGCCACCGTCGTGCCCATCGCCCTCGTGCTCGCCGGCTCGCTCGTCACGCCGCTTTACTATGTCCGCTACGTCTTTATCTACAGCGCGGCATTTTACATCGTGCTGGCGGCAGGCATCGGTGTGGTCTGGCAGCGCTCGCGACCGCTGGCGCTGGCCGTGCTGATGCTGTACGCCGTCGGCAGTTGGTACGCGGAAGATCATCGCCGTTTCGACACCGATTACGCCAAAGACGGCTACCGACGCGCCGTCGCGTATTTGTCGGCGCGGGTGCGGCCAGGCGATGCCATCCTGATCAATGCCGGTTTCACGCACACAGCCTTCGACTACTATTACGCCGGTCCGGACGGCTGGCGCGGACGGCTAGCTGACTATCGCAGCGACGACCCGCCGGGGAGCGTGATCATCGCGCAGACCGGCTCGCTGGAAGGCTCGCCAAGTCTTGGCTGGGGCGACCCGTCCGCCGACTACTATCTCACGGATGCAGCGACCACGATGCGCACGCTCGACATGATCCTGTCACGGCATGCGCGGCTGTGGGTCCTGCAGTCATACGATGAGATGACGGACCCGCAGGCTGTCGTGCGCCGCGCGCTGAACGAGCGCGCCACGAAGTTCGACGAGCTTTCGGTTCCGGGTACACGCTTCGTGCGCGTACAGGGCTACCTGTCCCGCGAAGCGCCCTCCTTCCCGGTCAGCCTGCCCACGGCAAGCATGGTGTTCGATCGCCGCCTGGCCCTGCTCGGCTGGACTGTCCCGGTATCCGTGACCGCCGGTCATGACGCCGCGCTATCGCTGCTGTGGGAAGCCCGGGCCGCGCTGCCAGCCGACTATCGCTATTCGCTCAGGCTATACGACCGTGCCGGACATCGCTGGGCACAAGCCGATGGTCCGTTGGCGGGCGCGCTCTACCCGGCGTCGCAGTGGGGCGCAGGAAGCGCGCTCCCCGCCAGCGTGGAGTTAGGCGTGCCGGCCGGCACGCCACCGGGCGACTACGAAATCCGGCTGGCCGTCTACGATCCGGCGACCAGCAAGGAGTTGCCGGTTCCGAACAGCGGCACGCAAGCCACCCTCGGCCGCCTGCGTGTCGAGCGCACCGTCAGGCCGGTCACACTATTGGATAGCTTGCCGTTTCAATACGAGGCCGTCTTTGGCGACCGGCTGGCGCTTGACCAGCATACGCCACTGCCGGCACAGACCCGTCCGGGCGACACGCTCGCCGTCGAGGTGCGCTGGCGCGCGTTGCAGATGCCACGCGCTGACACATGGATCGTCCTTCAGATATCTGACGCCAACGGAACGCGCATAGCCGAGCACGTGTCCGCACCCGTTGATGGCATCTACCCCACGACGGACTGGGTCAGCGGAGAGCTGGTGCGCGACCCGCTCTCTATCATGTTGCCGGCCAACCTGCCGGATGGACGATACGCTGTTTCGCTCGCGGTGAACCACGGCGAAGCACGAGCGTCCGTGCGGTCTGGGTGGTCGCTCATGCCCGCTGACCGCTTCGATCTGGGCACGGTGGAACTCCGTGGACGTCCGCATACAATGCAGCGCCCCGCGGCAGCCGGCGCCGAGGCCGGACCCGCGTTTGGTGACCTGGCGGAGTTAGCGGGCGTAGAGGCAGCAGATAGTAACCGATCCGAACTCAGCGTGACACTCTACTGGCAGGCGCGGGGAACGACGAGCGTTGACTACAAGGTGTTCCTGCATCTGATCGGGCCGAACGGCCGCATCGTCGCCCAGAGTGACGGCGAACCGGGCGGCGGCGCCCTGCGAACGACGAGTTGGATCAGCGGAGAGTACCTGACCGACCGGCATGTGCTGCCGCTCGGTGGTGTACCACCGGGCAGTTACACACTGCGCGTCGGACTGTACAACCCGCGGGACGGCGCGCGCCTGCCCGTGGTCGCGCCGGGCGGCCGGGCAGCCGGCGATCACTGGGACATCGACAGCATCACGTTGCGGTAATCGTTACTTACGGCGTCACAACCTCAAAACGCAGGCCGCTGATCCAGAACTGTCCCGGGCCATCCAGTGACAGCTGCAGGCGCAGCATTTCGGCGCTGTCAGGCACATCGAATGAGACGGAGACCGGCGTCCAGTTGGTCGTGCCGCTGATGCGCGGCGGGTTCGGCGCGTTCCATACCATGCGCTGGCTGGACGCCGATAGCGACAGCCCGGCGCGCCCGCCGACCGCCGCGCTGTGCAGCATGCCGCTCAACTGCACCCGCTTGCCGCGATACGCTTCGGCGCTGAGCAGTTGCTGGACGATGCCGCCCCCGCTTGGCCTCGCCGCCTGCGCACTTAACCGAAAGGCCGGCGCGCCGTTGTGTGCGCCCGGCTCCACGCCGAACGTCCAGTCAGACTGCCGAATCGCATCGAGCATCCAGCCCGCCGTCCCCGCGGCAAAATCAAGGTTGCCAGGCTGCGCGGGCAAGCCAAGCGCATACGTGACCGGCACGTCCATGCCAACCGTCTCGATCTGCACATCGTCCAGCCAGACCGAGCCGGGCCCATCGAGCCACACGCCAAACGCCAGGCTCATTTCCGTGTTGGGCACGTCGACCACGACCGACTGGCGCTGCCACGCCTGCGCGCCGTGCAGCGCGCGCCCCTCCATGCTGTCGCGCACGATCAGCGCGAACGTCGCGGCGCGCAGCGGCACCATCGTCACGGCCAGCCCCGCCCCGCTTGTCACGTCCTCCGTGCGCAGCAGCGCCGACACACGCAGGCGTTGGCCGCGATAGCGCAGCGCGTTGATCGTCTGGCCGATCATGGCGCGCCCGGCCGGCGCGGTCGCCGCTGTGTAGCTCAGGCGCAGGCTTTGCAGCCCCTGCGGCGGCGCGTTGCGGTCAATGGTGAACGCATAGCCCGCCGGCAGCGCGCCAAACGACGCCCAGCCCGCGCCGCCTTCCTCGATGTCCAAATTGCGCGGCGGACCGAACGGCGACGACAGCGACACGCCGCTGTATAGGGTCAGCACCGGCGTCACCTCCGGCACAAAGAAGACTGCATCGAACGACCGGCTCAGCGTCAGCGGTGTGAAATGCGTGCCCGGGCGCGATTCATCGTAGTCGGCGCCGGCGGCACGGAACAGGCGCGGGACAGTCAGCCAGGCCGCGCCGGGATCGCCAGCCGACGGATCGCGCAGGTTGAGCCAGAACGACTTGCCGGCACCCTCGCCGAATAACTTCTCGTACGAACCGGACGGCGGCAGGCTGGCGTTCCGCACCCCGGGGCTTTCCAGCACGCTGGGCGTCGCCACGAATCGGCCGCGCAGCATACTGAAGGCCATACTGCGCACGCCGTCACCCAGCTTCTCGCGCAGCAGGGCTGCTACGCTCTTCGGGTCCTCCATTGTCAGGTTGGCTTGCGCGGTCTGCACCCAGACCACCGCGCGCTCGCCCGGCCCCAGCATCGACAGGATGTTCTCAGCCGCGTAGCGCGCATCCAGCGCGGCCGCGCCCAGGCCGGCCTCCAGCATCAGCAGGTCTTCGCCCTGCAGCACGACGCGCGCGCCGATGAGCGCCTGCGCATACGCGTCCGGGTCGGAGTGATGTGATTCATTCGTGCGCAGATCG contains:
- a CDS encoding Ldh family oxidoreductase, translated to MPFIPIEKLRDFGARVFIAAGAEPDIARRVMTNLVRANTYGIHSHGVVRFADYVNAVKRGQVKANARPVIVQETAVITVVDGRWGFGQVAAEFAMQQAIEKAKATGVGIATLRNSNHVGAIGEYTEMAADAGLIGIAIVNGIGKLVAPFGGRQRQLSTNPFAFSVPVPGGRPIIMDFATSVVAEGKLKVARNKGAKVPHGWVLDKNGESTDDPNEFYDRGMLLTLGGLGSGHKGYGLSIMSEIMGGLLSGTGAALLGTAPANGCFFMALQVDAFRPADEFLADVRKLVDELRATPPRPGVERVLVPGDPEAMAEERHRRDGIELDDVTWQTIVDAARGQGVSYE
- a CDS encoding erythromycin esterase family protein — its product is MRISAWRYLILLAALLSACEQAVATPAPRGRAFPTALPLALTAVPTMLPVSVVPTPTAVAIAPLPDGWREWLAGHAQPLALDPASGTADLAALKSLIGDARVVVVGEPAHGAHEFAQFRGRLLSLLAGEMGFTTVVLDAPWGDVAPLNDYVVDSRGDPQRLLGRLADGWNSDETLSLLAWLNAFNRAARGTGQVRLAGMRAGLPAAAMDMVEEFFAGRGDAAALRQARSRFACLRPYARIGTGYYSLPDQVTSDCRADLQSVLDDLRTNESHHSDPDAYAQALIGARVVLQGEDLLMLEAGLGAAALDARYAAENILSMLGPGERAVVWVQTAQANLTMEDPKSVAALLREKLGDGVRSMAFSMLRGRFVATPSVLESPGVRNASLPPSGSYEKLFGEGAGKSFWLNLRDPSAGDPGAAWLTVPRLFRAAGADYDESRPGTHFTPLTLSRSFDAVFFVPEVTPVLTLYSGVSLSSPFGPPRNLDIEEGGAGWASFGALPAGYAFTIDRNAPPQGLQSLRLSYTAATAPAGRAMIGQTINALRYRGQRLRVSALLRTEDVTSGAGLAVTMVPLRAATFALIVRDSMEGRALHGAQAWQRQSVVVDVPNTEMSLAFGVWLDGPGSVWLDDVQIETVGMDVPVTYALGLPAQPGNLDFAAGTAGWMLDAIRQSDWTFGVEPGAHNGAPAFRLSAQAARPSGGGIVQQLLSAEAYRGKRVQLSGMLHSAAVGGRAGLSLSASSQRMVWNAPNPPRISGTTNWTPVSVSFDVPDSAEMLRLQLSLDGPGQFWISGLRFEVVTP
- a CDS encoding glycosyltransferase family 39 protein translates to MARRLSARLLLPLILLVSFGARLAQLDAQSLWYDESVSLVAAQQPAARVIMYATGDMHPPLYNLLLHAWIAVAGPGEFAARFLSVMLGMLIVALAYRLARDWFGRPVAILTAALIGASSFNLWYAQEARMYILAAAGALLSLVLFARLAMPRFNADKRKGLVIAYAGTLVLALYAHYYILFLWVFEYAWGVVPLLADWWKARSAPSSSERSWRQLRNWHLVHLLVLLLFAPWLPVIVRQTIDPPAPPWRTFVDPLTALAESLKALAVGQLLSAPDMQPIVLAMALVYLIALVYATNALDRVRRFWLAGATVVPIALVLAGSLVTPLYYVRYVFIYSAAFYIVLAAGIGVVWQRSRPLALAVLMLYAVGSWYAEDHRRFDTDYAKDGYRRAVAYLSARVRPGDAILINAGFTHTAFDYYYAGPDGWRGRLADYRSDDPPGSVIIAQTGSLEGSPSLGWGDPSADYYLTDAATTMRTLDMILSRHARLWVLQSYDEMTDPQAVVRRALNERATKFDELSVPGTRFVRVQGYLSREAPSFPVSLPTASMVFDRRLALLGWTVPVSVTAGHDAALSLLWEARAALPADYRYSLRLYDRAGHRWAQADGPLAGALYPASQWGAGSALPASVELGVPAGTPPGDYEIRLAVYDPATSKELPVPNSGTQATLGRLRVERTVRPVTLLDSLPFQYEAVFGDRLALDQHTPLPAQTRPGDTLAVEVRWRALQMPRADTWIVLQISDANGTRIAEHVSAPVDGIYPTTDWVSGELVRDPLSIMLPANLPDGRYAVSLAVNHGEARASVRSGWSLMPADRFDLGTVELRGRPHTMQRPAAAGAEAGPAFGDLAELAGVEAADSNRSELSVTLYWQARGTTSVDYKVFLHLIGPNGRIVAQSDGEPGGGALRTTSWISGEYLTDRHVLPLGGVPPGSYTLRVGLYNPRDGARLPVVAPGGRAAGDHWDIDSITLR
- a CDS encoding SRPBCC domain-containing protein, with amino-acid sequence MTRPFTLSAVMPATPDEIYRSWLSSRGHAAMTGSPAKASVRVGARFTAWDGYICGKNLELDPGKRILQAWRTSEFAEADEDSLVEVTFKPSANGTRVTIRHSRLPAHGAQYRQGWIDFYFKPMKAYFSR